The Daucus carota subsp. sativus chromosome 2, DH1 v3.0, whole genome shotgun sequence genome includes a window with the following:
- the LOC108208170 gene encoding uncharacterized protein LOC108208170 produces the protein MYMKILPVFLLFFRLQHLRASSYTSSPHSSLSASNKEQLIHKGYMLKQELEIEEKAVSSVNRRAGGGGGGHGGHGGAAHGSSHGGSHGHGVGGGDSSGLPKYGGVVAGAGAGGAYERNNHNSGKHSGASSCCVHPVHLHYLLSLATILRLTWPILV, from the exons ATGTACATGAAAATATTACCCGTGTTTCTGCTGTTTTTCCGGCTTCAACATCTCCGTGCATCAAGTTATACATCTTCCCCACATTCGTCGCTCTCAG CCAGCAACAAGGAGCAACTCATACACAAAGGATATATGCTAAAACAAGAGTTAGAAATAGAAGAAAAAGCTGTGAGTAGCGTCAACAGACGTGCTGGTGGCGGAGGTGGAGGTCATGGGGGGCATGGTGGCGCAGCTCACGGAAGCAGCCACGGTGGGAGTCACGGGCATGGAGTAGGAGGAGGTGATAGCAGTGGTCTACCCAAGTATGGAGGAGTTGTTGCTGGAGCAGGTGCTGGTGGTGCTTATGAAAGAAACAACCATAACTCTGGCAAGCATAGTGGTGCTTCTAGTTGCTGCGTTCATCCTGTTCATCTTCATTATCTGTTATCATTAGCAACTATATTACGCCTAACTTGGCCGATTTTAGTATAG